In Dioscorea cayenensis subsp. rotundata cultivar TDr96_F1 unplaced genomic scaffold, TDr96_F1_v2_PseudoChromosome.rev07_lg8_w22 25.fasta BLBR01000334.1, whole genome shotgun sequence, the following are encoded in one genomic region:
- the LOC120254072 gene encoding ycf20-like protein: MILIVWDCRRIRWVIKSRPDPSGSNTDNGTRLVRAIQNFQIKLNSKLQELRKGLVMKVLFFLLGFYCVTAFAIVIGQTGDWDILSASIAVIVIEPIGALMYKASFHILDKLKSLIAFFNYWKAGLSLGLFLDAFKYEVDTFF; this comes from the coding sequence ATGATCCTCATTGTGTGGGACTGCAGGCGCATAAGATGGGTTATTAAAAGCAGGCCAGATCCTTCAGGAAGCAACACAGACAATGGAACTCGTCTTGTCAGAGCAATCCAgaatttccaaatcaaattaaattccAAGCTCCAAGAGCTGAGGAAAGGCCTAGTAATGAAGGTTCTTTTCTTCTTACTAGGTTTTTACTGTGTGACCGCATTTGCAATAGTTATAGGGCAAACAGGTGACTGGGATATTCTCTCTGCTAGCATTGCCGTCATTGTGATCGAGCCCATTGGTGCTCTCATGTACAAGGCTTCTTTCCATATACTGGACAAACTCAAAAGCCTCATCGCATTTTTCAACTATTGGAAGGCAGGTCTTTCCCTGGGGTTGTTCTTAGATGCGTTCAAGTATGAAGTGGATACTTTCTTTTAA